A portion of the Nitrospirota bacterium genome contains these proteins:
- the lon gene encoding endopeptidase La, with protein sequence MSIFKKSDEKLQAEAVDELRRKINSVKLPAHALNVANGELEMLSKISPSVAEYTIGLNYLDYLIGLPWNKKTEDNLDLQRAERVLNERHYGLGEIKQRILEHLAVKILVMNNKPRILVVDDEAIVIRNLEHMFKKEGYTVVTANSGQEACNKLDASDFDVVMTDLKMEHITGLDVLEKAKGKYPDTQVIMITGYATVDTAVDSIKKGAFHYIAKPFKLEDVRATVKKALEKKFSTRSTKGSVLCFAGPPGTGKTSLGRAIADALGRKFVRISLGGIKDEAEIRGHRRTYAGAMPGRIIDEINRAESLNPVLMLDELDKIGQDFKGDPASALLEALDPEQNHNFIDHYLDVPFDLSSVMFIVTANVADNIQPALRDRMEIIEFSGYTEDEKTQIALQYLVHKQTHEKGLSDCPPEFTPEAVTKIIQEYTREAGIRNLERQIATICRKIATEYVHNKEAGGSLKVTPETVEKYLGTRKYYFEVTDEENRIGVTTGLVWTETGGAIIFVEAAKMKGKGELILTGSLGNVMRESAQAALSYIRSNAAFFNIDENFFEAQDVHVHVPAGAIPKDGPSAGATIAMSLISLLTGRAARRDIAVSGELTLSGRVLPVGGVKEKLLAARRAGVKIVVLPSRNRVDIENLPQDAKKGLDIQFAEKIGDIVDLVLVK encoded by the coding sequence ATGAGCATATTTAAAAAATCAGACGAGAAACTCCAGGCCGAGGCCGTAGACGAATTGCGGCGGAAAATCAATTCCGTCAAACTGCCTGCTCACGCCCTGAACGTAGCGAACGGCGAATTAGAGATGCTGTCCAAGATCAGCCCCTCCGTAGCGGAATACACAATAGGGCTTAACTATCTCGATTATCTCATCGGCCTGCCCTGGAACAAAAAGACCGAAGACAACCTCGACCTTCAAAGGGCTGAGAGGGTGTTGAACGAAAGGCATTACGGGCTGGGCGAGATCAAGCAGAGGATATTAGAGCATCTCGCAGTGAAGATACTCGTGATGAATAACAAGCCGAGGATACTGGTGGTGGATGATGAAGCTATCGTGATACGCAACCTCGAACACATGTTCAAAAAGGAAGGCTACACGGTGGTCACTGCCAACAGCGGGCAGGAGGCCTGCAATAAACTGGATGCCTCCGATTTTGACGTGGTCATGACCGATCTCAAGATGGAGCACATCACCGGCCTTGACGTCCTCGAAAAGGCAAAGGGAAAATATCCCGACACGCAGGTCATCATGATAACCGGATACGCCACTGTTGACACCGCGGTTGATTCAATAAAGAAAGGCGCGTTCCATTATATCGCAAAACCGTTCAAGCTTGAGGACGTGCGCGCCACAGTGAAGAAGGCGCTTGAGAAGAAATTTTCAACCCGCTCCACAAAAGGCTCTGTCCTCTGTTTCGCGGGCCCTCCGGGCACAGGGAAGACCTCGCTCGGCAGGGCCATTGCCGACGCGCTCGGCAGGAAGTTCGTGAGGATATCATTGGGCGGCATCAAGGACGAGGCAGAGATAAGGGGGCACAGAAGGACCTACGCGGGCGCGATGCCCGGGCGCATTATTGATGAGATCAACAGGGCTGAATCTTTAAATCCCGTGCTCATGCTTGATGAACTGGACAAGATCGGGCAGGATTTCAAAGGAGACCCCGCATCCGCTTTACTTGAGGCCCTGGACCCGGAGCAGAACCATAACTTCATCGACCATTACCTCGATGTCCCTTTTGACCTCTCAAGCGTTATGTTCATCGTCACCGCCAATGTCGCGGACAACATTCAACCCGCCCTGAGGGACCGGATGGAGATCATCGAATTCTCCGGCTACACAGAGGATGAAAAAACACAGATCGCTTTACAATACCTGGTGCACAAGCAGACACACGAAAAGGGTCTGTCGGATTGCCCGCCGGAATTTACTCCTGAGGCGGTAACAAAGATCATCCAGGAATATACCCGTGAGGCAGGCATAAGAAACCTTGAAAGGCAGATCGCCACTATCTGCCGGAAGATCGCGACAGAATATGTCCACAACAAGGAAGCCGGGGGAAGCTTAAAAGTAACACCAGAGACCGTGGAGAAATATCTCGGCACGAGGAAATATTATTTTGAGGTCACTGATGAGGAAAACCGTATCGGCGTCACAACCGGACTTGTATGGACTGAGACCGGAGGCGCAATCATTTTTGTCGAGGCCGCGAAGATGAAGGGGAAGGGCGAGCTTATACTGACCGGCTCTCTTGGGAACGTCATGCGTGAATCCGCGCAGGCTGCCTTGAGCTACATCAGAAGCAACGCCGCATTTTTTAATATTGATGAAAATTTTTTTGAGGCCCAAGACGTACATGTGCATGTCCCCGCTGGCGCGATCCCGAAAGACGGGCCGTCAGCAGGGGCCACTATCGCGATGTCGCTGATATCCCTTTTGACCGGAAGGGCCGCAAGAAGGGACATTGCCGTTTCGGGCGAGCTGACATTGAGCGGAAGGGTACTGCCCGTCGGCGGGGTCAAGGAGAAACTGCTTGCAGCGCGCCGCGCAGGCGTGAAGATAGTGGTATTGCCTTCAAGAAACAGAGTGGACATTGAGAACCTCCCTCAGGATGCAAAAAAGGGACTCGATATACAGTTTGCGGAAAAGATCGGGGACATCGTGGACCTGGTGCTGGTGAAATGA
- a CDS encoding HAMP domain-containing protein, protein MIIGIAIPSLIVILGGLLSYEYLNNVKKRQGFVQIADNLKEQLLEVRRNEKNFLLHKDEQYYKYCQDALNVFSNSVNSISSEIVVEIGKDDFLLLRNSIQTYSSLIYALLRNYEQETDVIEKVREEGRRLENYVAARSHTRELSTDFILNLRRLEKNYMLFRDKNSFSRLESALSQLKNITPFCIECSQYTDSIENLFSIYQKSDSMVNDLQVIGGKLEEITNRIANGERQKINSFINKTQRNLLLALVLLCTLGPLFVYKTANLIVAPIKRLAQITRKISDGDISLRAPIREHDETYLLANSFNSMLDHLQLTQESLEKSMELLQEKQAQLIETKKLASIGTLASGVAHELNNPLNNIYTTAQRLIKKSGDECPPYIKTGLNDIFSQTMRVKKIVGDLLEFARGREPQMREVELNNLITAAYKQLGNSVRHENVKFTLNSGRDEIPVLVDPEQMEQVFINLFANAIDAMSGEGSLTVNTGLDSGTVKITVSDTGKGMPRETIEKVFEPFFTTKDKGTGLGLAIVFNIVQKHNGQISVESEEGKGTTFTITLPGKNNIVGG, encoded by the coding sequence ATGATCATAGGCATTGCCATCCCTTCGCTTATTGTAATTCTCGGCGGATTGCTGAGTTACGAATATTTGAATAACGTCAAAAAGAGGCAGGGCTTTGTCCAGATAGCGGACAATTTAAAAGAACAGTTGCTTGAGGTAAGGAGAAATGAAAAGAATTTTCTCCTTCACAAGGACGAACAGTATTATAAGTATTGCCAGGACGCTTTAAACGTCTTCAGCAATTCCGTCAACAGCATATCTTCGGAGATAGTTGTGGAGATCGGCAAGGACGATTTCCTGCTGCTACGCAATTCCATTCAGACCTACTCAAGCCTTATATACGCCTTGTTGAGAAATTACGAGCAGGAAACGGATGTCATTGAAAAGGTAAGGGAGGAAGGCAGAAGACTGGAAAACTATGTGGCCGCGAGGAGTCATACAAGGGAGCTTTCCACGGACTTTATTCTTAACCTGCGGCGTCTTGAAAAAAACTACATGCTCTTCCGAGATAAAAACTCATTCAGCAGATTGGAAAGCGCCCTTTCGCAGTTAAAGAACATTACGCCTTTTTGCATTGAATGCAGCCAGTATACAGACTCCATTGAAAATCTTTTTTCCATCTACCAGAAGAGCGATTCAATGGTTAACGACCTGCAGGTCATCGGGGGCAAGCTTGAAGAAATAACAAACAGGATCGCAAACGGCGAGAGGCAGAAGATCAATTCCTTTATCAACAAGACCCAGCGCAACCTGCTCCTGGCCCTCGTGCTGCTCTGCACGCTGGGGCCGTTATTCGTGTATAAGACCGCCAACCTCATAGTCGCGCCGATCAAAAGGCTCGCACAGATAACAAGAAAGATCTCAGATGGAGATATATCCTTGAGGGCCCCCATCAGGGAGCATGACGAGACATATCTGCTCGCCAATTCATTTAACTCAATGCTGGACCATCTGCAACTGACGCAGGAATCACTTGAGAAAAGCATGGAGCTTTTGCAGGAAAAACAGGCCCAGCTCATTGAGACCAAGAAACTCGCGTCCATCGGGACGCTTGCATCAGGAGTGGCGCACGAGCTCAACAATCCGCTCAACAATATTTACACTACCGCGCAGCGGCTGATCAAAAAATCAGGTGATGAATGTCCGCCGTATATTAAAACCGGGCTGAACGATATCTTCAGCCAGACCATGAGGGTCAAAAAAATTGTCGGCGACCTCCTTGAATTCGCAAGGGGAAGAGAGCCGCAGATGCGGGAAGTGGAATTGAACAATCTTATCACCGCCGCATACAAACAACTTGGAAACTCTGTCAGGCATGAGAATGTGAAATTCACGCTGAATTCAGGCCGGGATGAGATACCCGTGCTTGTCGACCCTGAGCAAATGGAGCAGGTCTTTATCAACCTGTTCGCCAATGCCATTGACGCCATGTCAGGTGAAGGCAGCCTGACCGTGAATACCGGATTGGATAGCGGTACTGTTAAAATAACAGTATCGGACACCGGCAAGGGTATGCCGCGCGAGACAATTGAAAAAGTATTTGAACCGTTCTTTACCACAAAGGACAAAGGCACCGGCCTAGGGCTGGCCATTGTATTTAATATCGTCCAAAAGCATAATGGTCAGATAAGCGTGGAGAGCGAAGAAGGAAAAGGAACAACGTTCACAATAACCTTGCCGGGTAAAAATAATATTGTGGGGGGTTGA
- a CDS encoding sigma-54-dependent Fis family transcriptional regulator: MNFKILVAEDEEITLNNILDTLKEEGYTVSIAKDGKEASQKIEGEYFDVLITDIKMPFVTGIELLEKVKEKNLYTEVIIITGFGSIGSAVEAMKKGAHDYITKPFDLDELSLRVKKLYEQKALKKENIALKTFLGMNKEVPVIAKSASMKKILSVIEGMKDSDCSVLLTGESGVGKNLIAKIIHSTSSRKNMPFLSINCATLNEELLSSELFGHEKGAFTGAVMTKQGLVEIADTGILFLDEIAELSPGIQAKLLKVVEEGEFYRVGGTKPIKVDVRFVAATNQDVKRLISDGRFREDLYYRLNVMEIDIPPLRERIDDIKPLSAYFLQKHLPKSNKKITGFSKEAIDILINYSFPGNVRELENIIERAIILEKTSMITPESIPQSIRLLQIETLDPDKLKTADELVKEYAEKVLKMFGGNRSKAAEVLGISRTSLWKILKEE; this comes from the coding sequence ATGAACTTTAAAATACTTGTCGCAGAGGATGAGGAGATAACACTCAACAACATCCTTGACACCTTAAAGGAAGAAGGCTACACCGTCTCTATTGCAAAAGACGGAAAAGAGGCCTCGCAGAAGATCGAGGGTGAATACTTTGACGTCCTCATCACTGATATAAAAATGCCTTTCGTCACCGGCATAGAGCTCCTTGAAAAGGTAAAAGAGAAGAACCTCTATACAGAGGTAATAATAATCACCGGCTTCGGGAGCATCGGCTCCGCAGTTGAGGCGATGAAGAAAGGCGCTCACGATTATATTACAAAACCGTTCGACCTTGATGAGCTGTCGCTCCGGGTCAAAAAGCTTTACGAACAGAAGGCGCTGAAGAAAGAGAACATCGCGTTAAAGACATTTCTTGGAATGAACAAGGAAGTCCCGGTCATCGCAAAGAGCGCAAGCATGAAAAAGATCCTGTCCGTCATTGAAGGGATGAAGGACTCTGATTGCAGCGTGCTCCTCACGGGAGAGAGCGGCGTCGGAAAAAATCTCATTGCCAAGATCATACATTCAACCAGCAGCAGGAAGAACATGCCCTTTCTTTCCATAAACTGCGCGACCCTGAATGAGGAGCTGCTTTCCAGCGAATTGTTCGGACATGAAAAGGGCGCGTTCACCGGGGCCGTCATGACAAAACAGGGGCTTGTCGAGATCGCGGACACAGGAATACTTTTCCTTGACGAGATCGCCGAGCTGTCGCCGGGCATTCAGGCAAAACTATTAAAGGTTGTTGAAGAAGGCGAGTTCTACAGAGTCGGCGGTACAAAACCCATAAAGGTTGATGTGAGATTTGTTGCAGCTACGAATCAGGATGTGAAACGTCTCATATCCGACGGCAGGTTCAGGGAAGATCTGTACTACAGGCTGAATGTCATGGAGATAGATATTCCGCCTTTACGCGAGCGCATAGACGACATAAAACCTCTGAGCGCGTATTTCCTTCAAAAGCATCTCCCGAAGTCCAACAAAAAGATCACCGGCTTTTCAAAAGAGGCGATAGATATCCTGATAAACTACAGCTTCCCCGGCAACGTCAGGGAGCTTGAAAATATAATTGAACGCGCCATCATCCTCGAAAAGACCTCCATGATCACACCTGAAAGCATCCCCCAAAGTATCCGCCTCCTGCAGATAGAGACCCTCGACCCTGATAAATTAAAAACCGCTGACGAGCTTGTAAAAGAATACGCGGAGAAGGTTTTAAAAATGTTCGGCGGCAACCGTTCAAAAGCAGCGGAAGTGCTCGGCATCTCACGCACAAGCTTGTGGAAGATATTGAAGGAAGAATAG